A part of Agromyces protaetiae genomic DNA contains:
- a CDS encoding cytidine deaminase produces MTDQTIDWPHLRDIAREAMAKAYAPYSEFPVGAAAIVDDGRIVSGCNIENASYGVTLCAECSLVSALVMSGGGRLVAFTCVDGHGATLMPCGRCRQLLYEHSAEGMVLDTVSGFKTIDEVLPDAFGPRQLAAYAGDELA; encoded by the coding sequence ATGACCGACCAGACGATCGACTGGCCGCATCTGCGCGACATCGCGCGCGAAGCGATGGCGAAGGCGTACGCGCCGTACAGCGAGTTCCCCGTGGGGGCGGCGGCGATCGTCGACGACGGCCGGATCGTGAGCGGCTGCAACATCGAGAACGCGTCCTACGGCGTGACGCTGTGCGCTGAATGCTCGCTCGTGTCGGCGCTCGTCATGTCGGGCGGCGGCCGGCTCGTCGCATTCACGTGCGTCGACGGGCACGGGGCGACGCTCATGCCCTGCGGCCGCTGCCGGCAGTTGCTCTACGAGCACTCGGCCGAGGGTATGGTGCTCGACACCGTCTCGGGATTCAAGACCATCGACGAGGTGCTGCCCGACGCGTTCGGTCCGCGGCAGCTCGCCGCCTACGCAGGGGATGAACTCGCATGA
- a CDS encoding succinate dehydrogenase hydrophobic membrane anchor subunit, with protein sequence MTTTIEAPRTPARPAPKRGPNLEKWGWIYMRVSGVVLIVLVFGHLFVNLLVGEGVHAIDFGFVGGKWADPFWQWWDILMLWLALIHGGNGMRTVVNDYTKPGTVQRILKGAILLAVVALIVLGTLVVFTFDPCPVGSPADLLPSFCAA encoded by the coding sequence GTGACCACCACCATCGAAGCGCCCCGCACTCCGGCTCGTCCCGCGCCCAAGCGCGGCCCGAACCTCGAGAAGTGGGGCTGGATCTACATGCGCGTCTCGGGCGTCGTGCTCATCGTGCTCGTCTTCGGACACCTCTTCGTGAACCTCCTCGTCGGCGAGGGCGTCCACGCCATCGACTTCGGATTCGTGGGCGGCAAGTGGGCCGACCCGTTCTGGCAGTGGTGGGACATCCTGATGCTCTGGCTCGCGCTCATCCACGGCGGCAACGGCATGCGCACGGTCGTCAACGACTACACGAAGCCCGGCACCGTGCAGCGCATCCTCAAGGGCGCGATCCTCCTCGCCGTCGTCGCGCTCATCGTCCTCGGCACGCTCGTCGTCTTCACGTTCGACCCGTGCCCGGTCGGCTCGCCCGCCGATCTGCTTCCCTCGTTCTGCGCCGCATAG
- a CDS encoding ABC transporter permease, which produces MLAVVLALLVGAIMIAFTNPRVQETSAWFFARPGDMLVAIWDAVSGAYAAFFRGAIYNYLQDDFITALRPLTETLRFATPLIAAGLGVALAFRVGMFNIGGRGQMLMAAAAAGWVGFALDLPWGVHLIVALLAGLVAGSLWAGIAGFLKARTGAHEVIVTIMLNYVAFYLVTWMLRTPGLLQAPGSNNPRTPAIEETAQFPRILAWLNPSFNLHLGFVFAILSVVLVWWILSRSSLGFQFRAVGENPNAARVAGINVKSMYVYAMLISGALIALAGVSQVLGDARTGFSSGIDAGIGFDAITVALLGRSTPWGVLAAGILFGAFKAGGFSMQAAQGVPIDIVLVVQSLIVLFIAAPPLVRAIFRLPAPGSAPKKTKQNVTKEVAAK; this is translated from the coding sequence GTGCTCGCCGTCGTGCTCGCGCTCCTCGTCGGCGCGATCATGATCGCGTTCACGAATCCGCGCGTGCAGGAGACATCCGCGTGGTTCTTCGCTCGGCCGGGCGACATGCTCGTCGCGATCTGGGACGCCGTGTCGGGCGCCTACGCGGCGTTCTTCCGCGGCGCGATCTACAACTACCTCCAAGACGACTTCATCACCGCGCTCCGCCCGCTCACCGAGACGCTGCGGTTCGCGACACCGCTCATCGCGGCCGGTCTCGGCGTCGCGCTCGCGTTCCGCGTCGGCATGTTCAACATCGGCGGTCGCGGGCAGATGCTCATGGCCGCCGCGGCGGCCGGCTGGGTGGGCTTCGCGCTCGACCTGCCGTGGGGCGTCCACCTGATCGTCGCCCTTCTCGCCGGTCTCGTCGCGGGGTCGCTATGGGCCGGCATCGCGGGCTTCCTCAAGGCGCGCACGGGGGCGCACGAGGTCATCGTCACGATCATGCTGAACTACGTCGCGTTCTATCTCGTGACCTGGATGCTCCGCACTCCGGGCCTGCTGCAGGCGCCCGGCTCGAACAACCCGCGGACGCCCGCGATCGAAGAGACGGCGCAGTTCCCGCGAATCCTCGCGTGGCTGAACCCGTCGTTCAACCTCCACCTCGGATTCGTCTTCGCGATCCTCTCGGTCGTGCTCGTGTGGTGGATCCTCTCGCGCTCCTCGCTCGGCTTCCAGTTCCGCGCGGTCGGCGAGAACCCCAACGCCGCACGCGTCGCGGGCATCAACGTCAAGTCGATGTACGTCTACGCGATGCTCATCTCGGGCGCGCTCATCGCGCTCGCGGGCGTGAGTCAGGTGCTCGGCGACGCCCGCACGGGCTTCTCGAGCGGCATCGACGCGGGCATCGGCTTCGACGCCATCACGGTCGCCCTCCTCGGGCGCTCGACACCGTGGGGCGTGCTCGCGGCGGGCATCCTGTTCGGCGCGTTCAAGGCCGGCGGCTTCTCGATGCAGGCCGCGCAGGGCGTGCCGATCGACATCGTGCTCGTCGTGCAGTCGCTCATCGTCCTCTTCATCGCCGCGCCGCCGCTCGTCCGCGCGATCTTCCGGCTCCCGGCTCCGGGATCCGCCCCCAAGAAAACCAAGCAGAACGTCACGAAGGAGGTGGCGGCGAAGTGA
- a CDS encoding mannose-1-phosphate guanylyltransferase, with the protein MQDAPLDRFYSIIPAGGVGSRLWPLSRADAPKFLHDLTGSGQTLLKDTWDRLAPLSGDQRIMVVTGRAHRAAVEEQLPDLADVNVVLESEPRDSTAAIGLAAAILERREPGVIVGSFAADHVISGSALFAQAVADAVAAADAGYIVTIGITPTEPAVGFGYIECGPDVDIDGAHHVESVASFVEKPDLATAKRYLEGGKHLWNAGMFIARADVLLAEIARNKPELHAGLVELAEAWDDPSTRGPAVDRVWPKLEKIAIDYSVAEPAAAGGRLAVVRGHFQWDDVGDFASLAKLNTAGRSGELAILGPGARVLADASSGIVVSRSKRVISLIGVHDIVVVDTPDALLVTTSEHAQRVKAVVDALRLGGSGDVL; encoded by the coding sequence ATGCAGGATGCCCCACTCGACCGCTTCTACAGCATCATCCCGGCCGGCGGCGTCGGGTCGCGGCTGTGGCCGCTCTCTCGCGCCGATGCTCCGAAGTTCCTCCACGACCTCACGGGGTCGGGCCAGACGCTCCTGAAGGACACGTGGGACCGACTGGCCCCGCTCTCGGGAGACCAGCGGATCATGGTCGTCACGGGTCGCGCCCACCGGGCCGCCGTCGAGGAGCAGCTCCCCGACCTCGCCGACGTCAACGTCGTGCTCGAGAGCGAGCCGCGCGATTCGACGGCCGCGATCGGCCTGGCCGCCGCGATCCTCGAGCGGCGCGAGCCGGGCGTCATCGTCGGCTCCTTCGCCGCCGACCACGTCATCTCGGGCTCGGCGCTCTTCGCGCAGGCGGTCGCCGACGCGGTCGCGGCCGCCGACGCGGGCTACATCGTCACGATCGGCATCACGCCGACCGAGCCCGCCGTCGGGTTCGGCTACATCGAGTGCGGGCCCGATGTCGACATCGACGGCGCCCACCACGTCGAGTCGGTCGCGAGCTTCGTCGAGAAGCCCGACCTCGCGACCGCCAAGCGCTACCTCGAGGGCGGCAAGCACCTGTGGAACGCGGGCATGTTCATCGCGCGCGCCGACGTGCTCCTCGCCGAGATCGCGCGCAACAAGCCCGAGCTGCACGCGGGCCTCGTCGAACTCGCCGAAGCGTGGGACGACCCCTCGACGCGCGGCCCCGCCGTCGACCGCGTCTGGCCGAAGCTCGAGAAGATCGCGATCGACTACTCGGTCGCCGAGCCTGCGGCCGCCGGAGGGCGGCTCGCCGTCGTTCGCGGGCACTTCCAGTGGGACGACGTCGGCGACTTCGCGTCGCTCGCGAAGCTCAACACGGCGGGGCGCTCCGGCGAACTCGCGATCCTCGGACCGGGTGCGCGCGTGCTCGCCGATGCGTCGAGCGGCATCGTCGTGAGTCGCTCGAAGCGGGTCATCAGTCTCATCGGCGTGCACGACATCGTCGTCGTCGACACGCCCGACGCGCTCCTCGTGACCACGAGCGAGCACGCCCAGCGTGTGAAAGCGGTCGTCGACGCGCTCCGCCTCGGCGGCTCGGGCGACGTCCTTTAA
- a CDS encoding ABC transporter permease: MSTVTEPQNAHAPVAASLDKTAVVSWKVPIVFGVVTLLAIELFIVIGNAGEAIFRVSAPGDALQLPEIHLDGIITGWITTILLAAITLVSVFLVRAKRKVPIWITAVFAVVFLIGFLTWAAAGASIHTIPIAGLFAGALSLSVPLIFGSLCGVLSERVGVVNIAIEGQMLAGAFTSAVIATTVTASTGQPWIGLIAGTVGASVAGVLVSFVLAAFAIKYFVDQVIVGVVLNVLVLGLTNFFFSQLLSSNAATLNSPPRFPPLPIPFLADIPIIGPTFFRQTIIVYLAYIAVALVYFGLFHTKWGLRLRSVGEHPQAADTVGINVARTRFWNVSLGGAIAGLGGAFFTLGSVGAFNREMTAGAGFIALAAVIFGQWDPIKATLAALLFGFASNLQNTLGVIGSAVPSEFLLSLPYVITIFAVAGLVGKVRGPAAAGKPYIKA, translated from the coding sequence GTGAGCACCGTGACCGAGCCCCAGAACGCGCACGCTCCCGTCGCGGCGTCGCTCGACAAGACCGCCGTCGTCAGCTGGAAGGTGCCGATCGTGTTCGGCGTCGTCACGCTGCTCGCGATCGAGCTCTTCATCGTCATCGGCAACGCGGGGGAGGCGATCTTCCGCGTCTCGGCACCCGGCGACGCCCTCCAGCTTCCCGAGATCCACCTCGACGGGATCATCACGGGGTGGATCACGACGATCCTCCTCGCCGCGATCACGCTCGTGAGCGTCTTCCTCGTGCGCGCCAAGCGCAAGGTGCCGATCTGGATCACGGCGGTGTTCGCCGTCGTCTTCCTGATCGGATTCCTGACGTGGGCGGCTGCGGGTGCGTCGATCCACACGATCCCGATCGCGGGTCTCTTCGCGGGCGCCCTGAGCCTCTCGGTGCCCCTCATCTTCGGTTCGCTGTGCGGCGTGCTCTCCGAGCGCGTCGGCGTCGTCAACATCGCGATCGAGGGCCAGATGCTCGCGGGCGCGTTCACGTCGGCGGTCATCGCGACGACGGTGACGGCCTCGACGGGTCAGCCGTGGATCGGCCTCATCGCGGGCACCGTCGGCGCGTCCGTCGCGGGCGTGCTCGTGTCGTTCGTGCTCGCGGCGTTCGCGATCAAGTACTTCGTCGACCAGGTCATCGTCGGCGTCGTCCTCAACGTGCTCGTCCTCGGCCTGACGAACTTCTTCTTCTCGCAGTTGCTGTCCTCGAACGCGGCGACGCTCAACTCGCCGCCGCGGTTCCCACCGCTCCCGATCCCGTTCCTCGCCGACATCCCCATCATCGGCCCGACGTTCTTCCGGCAGACGATCATCGTCTATCTCGCCTATATCGCCGTCGCCCTCGTCTACTTCGGCCTCTTCCACACCAAGTGGGGCCTCCGCCTCCGCTCGGTGGGCGAGCACCCGCAGGCCGCCGACACGGTCGGCATCAACGTCGCGCGCACGCGCTTCTGGAACGTGTCGCTCGGCGGCGCGATCGCGGGCCTCGGCGGCGCGTTCTTCACGCTCGGGTCGGTCGGCGCGTTCAACCGCGAGATGACGGCGGGCGCGGGCTTCATCGCCCTCGCGGCGGTCATCTTCGGCCAATGGGACCCCATCAAGGCGACGCTCGCGGCGCTCCTGTTCGGCTTCGCGTCGAACCTGCAGAACACCCTCGGCGTCATCGGCTCGGCGGTGCCGAGCGAGTTCCTCCTGAGCCTGCCGTACGTCATCACGATCTTCGCCGTGGCGGGTCTCGTCGGGAAGGTGCGCGGCCCGGCGGCAGCGGGCAAGCCGTACATCAAGGCATAG
- a CDS encoding ABC transporter ATP-binding protein, producing the protein MKLELRGITKTFGSLVANDHIDLTVEAGEIHCLLGENGAGKSTLMNVLYGLYQADAGEILLDDEVQHFAGPGDAMRAGVGMVHQHFMLIPVFTVAENVMLGHEQTKGLGRLDLAAARAKVREISDRFGFDVDPDALVDDLPVGVQQRVEIIKALSRDARVLVFDEPTAVLTPKETDELMAIMRQLKESGTSIVFITHKLREVREVADRITVIRLGKVVGEASPTASNAELASLMVGRAVELTVQKEPAKLGEPALVVKGLTVVDPIGQLVVNDVSFEVRQGEILAVAGVQGNGQTELTEALVGLQQRVQGSITLDGVELTGGSVRKILNAGVGFVPEDRKEDGLVAEMTIAENLMLDRSDGEPFVKAGNLQLGALDAFAKEKVAEFDVRTPSIETKVGRLSGGNQQKVVLARELSRDLRLLVAAQPTRGVDVGSIEFIHKRIVETRDAGVPVVVVSTELDEVTALADRIMVMYRGKVIGIVPGDTSRDTLGLMMAGEAPTEGAAA; encoded by the coding sequence ATGAAACTCGAGCTTCGGGGTATCACGAAGACGTTCGGTTCTCTGGTCGCCAACGACCACATCGACCTCACCGTGGAGGCCGGGGAGATCCACTGTCTGCTGGGTGAGAACGGGGCGGGCAAGTCGACGCTCATGAACGTGCTCTACGGCCTCTACCAGGCAGATGCGGGCGAGATCCTGCTCGACGACGAGGTGCAGCACTTCGCCGGTCCGGGCGACGCGATGCGTGCCGGCGTCGGCATGGTGCACCAGCACTTCATGCTCATCCCCGTCTTCACGGTCGCCGAGAACGTCATGCTCGGCCACGAGCAGACCAAGGGCCTCGGGCGGCTCGACCTGGCGGCGGCGCGCGCGAAGGTTCGCGAGATCAGCGACCGGTTCGGGTTCGACGTCGACCCCGATGCGCTCGTCGACGACCTCCCCGTCGGCGTGCAGCAGCGCGTCGAGATCATCAAGGCGCTGAGCCGCGACGCCCGGGTGCTCGTGTTCGACGAGCCGACCGCCGTCCTCACGCCCAAAGAGACCGACGAGCTCATGGCGATCATGCGCCAGCTCAAGGAGTCGGGCACGTCGATCGTCTTCATCACCCACAAGCTGCGCGAAGTGCGCGAGGTCGCCGACCGCATCACCGTCATCCGGCTCGGCAAGGTCGTCGGCGAGGCGTCGCCGACGGCGTCGAACGCCGAGCTCGCCTCGCTCATGGTCGGCCGCGCGGTCGAGCTCACGGTGCAGAAGGAGCCGGCGAAGCTCGGCGAACCGGCGCTCGTCGTGAAGGGGCTCACCGTGGTCGACCCCATCGGGCAGCTCGTCGTCAACGACGTCTCGTTCGAGGTGCGTCAGGGCGAGATCCTCGCCGTCGCGGGCGTCCAGGGCAACGGGCAGACCGAGCTCACCGAGGCGCTCGTCGGACTCCAGCAGCGCGTCCAGGGCTCGATCACCCTCGACGGCGTCGAGCTCACGGGCGGCAGCGTCCGCAAGATCCTCAACGCTGGCGTCGGGTTCGTGCCTGAAGACCGCAAAGAAGACGGGCTGGTCGCCGAGATGACGATCGCCGAGAACCTCATGCTCGATCGCTCCGACGGCGAGCCGTTCGTGAAGGCCGGCAACCTCCAGTTGGGTGCCCTCGATGCGTTCGCGAAAGAGAAGGTCGCCGAGTTCGACGTGCGGACGCCCTCGATCGAGACGAAGGTGGGCCGGCTCTCGGGAGGCAACCAGCAGAAGGTCGTCCTCGCGCGAGAGCTCAGCCGCGACCTGCGGCTCCTCGTCGCGGCGCAGCCGACGCGCGGCGTCGACGTCGGGTCGATCGAGTTCATCCACAAGCGCATTGTCGAGACGCGCGACGCCGGAGTGCCCGTCGTCGTCGTCTCGACCGAGCTCGACGAGGTCACCGCCCTCGCCGACCGGATCATGGTCATGTACCGCGGCAAGGTCATCGGTATCGTGCCCGGCGACACCTCTCGCGACACCCTCGGCCTCATGATGGCCGGCGAAGCCCCGACCGAAGGAGCCGCGGCATGA
- a CDS encoding BMP family lipoprotein — MRITTKKGALGGLALLGAAALLAGCAAAPEESGDGGGEAASDFLPCMVSDSGGFDDKSFNQLGAEGLDKAAAELGVTPIKVESQAETDFASNLQSLVDQNCNAIVTVGFLLAPAALESATANPDIDYISVDDMVDTDFDGTTDAPNIKPIIFDTAQAAFLAGYLSAGVSEAGKVGTFGGMNIPTVSIFMDGFAQGVDFYNQENGTAVQVIGWDRAAQDGSFTGGFEANDGARQLAQGIIDQGVDVLLPVGGPIYQSAAVAIRDSGRQIALIGVDADVFETDPSVGDLLLTSILKGIDVGVHEAVVEAGNGNFDPTPFIGTLENEGVGLADFHDWADRVPADLADKVTALADKIKSGEVEVESYLAG; from the coding sequence GTGAGGATCACGACGAAGAAGGGCGCCCTGGGCGGTCTCGCGCTGCTCGGCGCCGCGGCCCTGCTGGCCGGCTGTGCGGCCGCTCCCGAGGAGTCGGGCGACGGCGGCGGCGAAGCCGCGAGCGACTTCCTGCCCTGCATGGTCTCCGACTCGGGCGGCTTCGACGACAAGTCGTTCAACCAGCTCGGCGCCGAAGGCCTCGACAAGGCCGCGGCTGAGCTCGGCGTCACCCCCATCAAGGTCGAGTCGCAGGCCGAGACCGACTTCGCGTCGAACCTGCAGAGCCTCGTCGACCAGAACTGCAACGCCATCGTCACGGTCGGCTTCCTGCTCGCGCCCGCAGCCCTCGAGTCGGCGACGGCCAACCCCGACATCGACTACATCTCGGTCGACGACATGGTCGACACCGACTTCGACGGCACGACCGACGCACCGAACATCAAGCCCATCATCTTCGACACCGCCCAGGCCGCGTTCCTCGCCGGGTACCTGTCGGCGGGCGTATCGGAGGCCGGCAAGGTCGGCACCTTCGGCGGCATGAACATCCCGACCGTGAGCATCTTCATGGACGGCTTCGCTCAGGGCGTCGACTTCTACAACCAGGAGAACGGCACGGCCGTGCAGGTCATCGGCTGGGATCGCGCAGCGCAAGACGGCTCGTTCACGGGCGGCTTCGAGGCCAACGACGGTGCGCGCCAGCTCGCCCAGGGCATCATCGACCAGGGCGTCGACGTGCTCCTGCCCGTCGGCGGCCCGATCTACCAGTCGGCCGCCGTCGCGATTCGCGACTCGGGCCGCCAGATCGCCCTCATCGGCGTCGACGCCGACGTGTTCGAGACCGACCCCTCGGTCGGCGACCTCCTCCTCACGTCGATCCTCAAGGGCATCGACGTCGGTGTCCACGAGGCCGTCGTCGAGGCCGGCAACGGCAACTTCGACCCGACCCCGTTCATCGGCACGCTCGAGAACGAGGGCGTCGGTCTCGCGGACTTCCACGACTGGGCCGACCGCGTTCCGGCCGACCTCGCCGACAAGGTGACCGCGCTTGCCGACAAGATCAAGTCGGGCGAGGTCGAGGTCGAGTCCTACCTCGCGGGCTGA
- the sdhC gene encoding succinate dehydrogenase, cytochrome b556 subunit, whose amino-acid sequence MPETQAGTLTAPTPAKERPGGTLYRGREGMWSWVLHRITGVAIFFFLLVHILDTALVRVSPEAYNAVIGTYQTPIMGLGEVALVGAIVFHAFNGIRVILVDFWAWATRHQKLLFWIVVGLWVVTMLGFAPRHLINVFSH is encoded by the coding sequence ATGCCAGAGACTCAGGCAGGAACCCTGACCGCACCCACCCCGGCCAAAGAGCGGCCGGGCGGCACGCTCTACCGCGGCCGAGAGGGCATGTGGTCATGGGTGCTGCACCGCATCACCGGTGTCGCGATCTTCTTCTTCCTTCTCGTGCACATCCTCGACACGGCGCTCGTCCGTGTGAGCCCCGAGGCCTACAACGCCGTCATCGGCACATACCAGACGCCCATCATGGGCCTCGGCGAGGTCGCCCTCGTGGGCGCGATCGTGTTCCACGCGTTCAACGGCATCCGCGTCATCCTGGTCGACTTCTGGGCCTGGGCGACGCGCCACCAGAAGCTGCTCTTCTGGATCGTCGTCGGCCTGTGGGTCGTCACGATGCTCGGCTTCGCGCCCCGCCACCTCATCAACGTCTTCAGCCACTGA
- a CDS encoding BMP family lipoprotein: MLRARRILAIGAVVAASVALTACQAAPEPGDGGDVAADECVRMVTNSGGLEDRSFNQSTWEGLQQAEDEFGVTARALVSTGETDLVPNVEQAAASGCSLVVTVGWELAEATTAQAAAHPELAFAIVDETVDAPNVKPVVFDTAQASFLAGYLAAGVSKTGVVATFGGGNQPPVTLFMDGFVDGVAAYNEAHGTSVRALGWNKEAQDGSFTGDFEDVNKGRVLTDGFIDQGADVILPVAGQVGEGAAAAAVGRAGVSIIWVDSDGFETLSAEFRPILLTSVLKNTQQAMVEIVGDVLDGSFTNEPYVGTLENGGVEIAPFHDLASLVSPELEGEIEGLRQRIIAGDLVVESPSSP; the protein is encoded by the coding sequence ATGCTTCGAGCACGACGGATTCTCGCGATCGGAGCCGTCGTCGCGGCATCCGTCGCCTTGACCGCCTGCCAGGCGGCGCCCGAGCCGGGCGACGGCGGCGACGTCGCCGCCGACGAGTGCGTGCGGATGGTGACGAACTCGGGCGGCCTCGAAGACCGTTCGTTCAACCAGTCCACGTGGGAGGGGCTGCAGCAGGCCGAAGACGAGTTCGGGGTCACGGCACGCGCGCTCGTGTCGACGGGCGAGACCGATCTCGTGCCGAACGTCGAGCAGGCCGCGGCATCCGGCTGCTCGCTCGTCGTGACCGTCGGCTGGGAGCTCGCCGAGGCGACTACCGCCCAGGCGGCCGCGCATCCCGAACTCGCCTTCGCGATCGTCGACGAGACCGTCGACGCGCCGAACGTGAAGCCCGTCGTCTTCGACACGGCGCAGGCGTCGTTCCTCGCGGGCTACCTCGCGGCGGGCGTCTCGAAGACGGGCGTCGTCGCGACCTTCGGCGGCGGCAACCAGCCTCCGGTGACGCTGTTCATGGACGGATTCGTCGACGGCGTCGCCGCCTACAACGAGGCGCACGGCACGAGCGTGCGCGCCCTCGGGTGGAACAAGGAGGCGCAGGACGGCTCGTTCACGGGCGACTTCGAGGACGTCAACAAGGGCCGCGTGCTGACCGACGGGTTCATCGACCAGGGCGCCGACGTCATCCTGCCCGTCGCGGGCCAGGTGGGGGAGGGCGCCGCGGCGGCAGCCGTCGGCCGGGCGGGGGTGTCGATCATCTGGGTCGACAGCGACGGATTCGAGACGCTGTCGGCCGAGTTCCGGCCGATCCTGCTCACGAGCGTGCTGAAGAACACCCAGCAGGCGATGGTCGAGATCGTCGGCGACGTGCTCGACGGGTCGTTCACGAACGAGCCGTACGTCGGCACGCTCGAGAACGGCGGGGTCGAGATCGCGCCGTTCCACGACCTCGCCTCGCTCGTGAGCCCCGAGCTCGAGGGCGAGATCGAAGGGCTCCGCCAACGCATCATCGCGGGAGACCTCGTCGTCGAGTCGCCCTCGTCTCCGTAG
- the sdhA gene encoding succinate dehydrogenase flavoprotein subunit, which produces MSTENHVETAVVDGVHYHQYDIVIVGAGGAGMRAAIEAGPGAKTAVISKLYPTRSHTGAAQGGMAAALANVEEDSWEWHTFDTVKGGDYLVDQDAAEILAKEAIDAVIDLENMGLPFNRTPDGKIDQRRFGGHTRDHGKAPVRRACYAADRTGHMILQTLFQNCVRLGIEFYNEYYALDVVMTEVDGVEQPSGVVAYELATGELHVFQAKAIIFATGGFGKIFKTTSNAHTLTGDGVGIIWRKKLPLEDMEFFQFHPTGLAGLGILLTEGARGEGAILRNASGERFMERYAPTIKDLAPRDIVARCMVQEVAEGRGAGPHKDYVLLDCTHLGAEVLETKLPDITEFARTYLGVDPVVEPVPVMPTAHYAMGGIPTNVAAEVLRDNDTVVPGLYAAGECACVSVHGSNRLGTNSLLDINVFGKRAGRNAVEYVKTVDFTPLPANPAGFVKGMLDTLRDSTGTERIAAIRKELQDEMDKGAQVFRTDESLAHVTNVIAELRERYQNVAVQDKGKRFNTDLLEAVELGFLLDLAEVVVYSARNRKESRGGHMRDDYPKRDDENYMKHTMAYLTGDAHSSDASDHIRLDWKPVTITRYQPMERKY; this is translated from the coding sequence GTGAGCACCGAGAACCACGTCGAGACCGCGGTCGTCGACGGCGTCCACTACCACCAGTACGACATCGTCATCGTCGGCGCCGGCGGCGCCGGCATGCGTGCGGCGATCGAGGCCGGCCCCGGCGCGAAGACCGCCGTCATCTCCAAGCTCTACCCGACGCGGTCGCACACGGGCGCTGCGCAGGGCGGCATGGCCGCGGCCCTCGCGAACGTCGAAGAAGACAGCTGGGAGTGGCACACCTTCGACACCGTCAAAGGCGGCGACTACCTCGTCGACCAGGACGCCGCCGAGATCCTCGCGAAAGAGGCCATCGACGCCGTCATCGACCTCGAGAACATGGGCCTGCCGTTCAACCGCACGCCCGACGGCAAGATCGACCAGCGCCGCTTCGGCGGCCACACGCGCGACCACGGCAAGGCGCCCGTCCGCCGCGCATGCTACGCGGCCGACCGCACCGGCCACATGATCCTGCAGACGCTCTTCCAGAACTGCGTCCGGCTCGGCATCGAGTTCTACAACGAGTACTACGCCCTCGACGTCGTCATGACCGAGGTCGACGGGGTCGAGCAGCCCTCGGGCGTCGTCGCATACGAGCTCGCGACGGGCGAACTCCACGTGTTCCAGGCGAAGGCGATCATCTTCGCGACGGGCGGCTTCGGCAAGATCTTCAAGACGACGTCGAACGCCCACACGCTCACGGGCGACGGCGTCGGCATCATCTGGCGCAAGAAGCTCCCGCTCGAAGACATGGAGTTCTTCCAGTTCCACCCGACCGGCCTCGCCGGTCTCGGCATCCTGCTCACCGAGGGCGCCCGCGGCGAGGGCGCGATCCTCCGCAACGCGTCGGGCGAGCGCTTCATGGAGCGCTATGCCCCGACCATCAAAGACCTCGCGCCGCGCGACATCGTCGCCCGCTGCATGGTGCAAGAGGTGGCCGAAGGCCGCGGTGCGGGCCCCCACAAAGACTATGTGCTCCTCGACTGCACGCACCTCGGCGCCGAGGTGCTCGAGACGAAGCTCCCCGACATCACCGAGTTCGCCCGCACGTACCTCGGCGTCGACCCCGTCGTCGAGCCCGTGCCCGTCATGCCGACGGCGCACTACGCCATGGGCGGCATCCCGACGAACGTCGCCGCCGAGGTGCTCCGCGACAACGACACCGTCGTCCCCGGCCTCTACGCCGCGGGTGAATGCGCGTGCGTGTCGGTGCACGGGTCGAACCGACTCGGCACGAACTCGCTGCTCGACATCAACGTCTTCGGCAAGCGCGCCGGCCGCAACGCCGTCGAGTACGTCAAGACCGTCGACTTCACGCCGCTCCCCGCGAACCCCGCGGGCTTCGTGAAGGGCATGCTCGACACGCTCCGCGACTCCACCGGCACCGAGCGCATCGCGGCGATCCGCAAAGAGCTGCAAGACGAGATGGACAAGGGCGCCCAGGTGTTCCGCACCGACGAGTCGCTCGCGCACGTCACGAACGTCATCGCAGAACTGCGCGAGCGCTACCAGAACGTCGCCGTGCAAGACAAGGGCAAGCGGTTCAACACCGACCTCCTCGAGGCCGTCGAGCTCGGCTTCCTCCTCGACCTCGCCGAGGTCGTCGTGTACTCCGCCCGCAACCGCAAGGAGAGCCGCGGCGGCCACATGCGCGACGACTACCCCAAGCGCGACGACGAGAACTACATGAAGCACACGATGGCGTACCTCACGGGCGACGCCCACTCGTCCGATGCGTCCGACCACATCCGGCTCGACTGGAAACCGGTCACCATCACCCGTTACCAGCCGATGGAGAGGAAGTACTGA